DNA from Sulfitobacter albidus:
CGGCTATGAACTTGGCGTGCTGCAAAGCGCCCACGCCCCGCGCCTGCCCTTCATCGAAGGCACCCCGGATTGGGGCAGGCAGTGGCGACAGCCGACCGATCCGGCCCATTGGATGGCATATTCGGTGCTGTGGTATTCGCAGGCCATCACGCCCCGCCTCGGCGCCGTGAATATCACCGACCATTTGCACGCCTTCGGCTACGGTAACGCGGATATGTCCGGCGACATCGCGCAATCCAACGGGCTTGAACGCGCGTGGCTCTCGTCGAGCCTGCAAATATCGCCGCGCGAGCAGGCCGGGTTTCTGGCCCGACTGGTCACCGGGGATCTGCCCGTCAGGGCCGACACCCTGCGCAAGACCCGCGCAATCGTCACCCATCACGCGACCGTGCAGGGCTGGCGGATACAGGGCAAGACCGGCGCCGCCTTCCCGCGACAGGACTCCGGCAGCTTTGACTACGCGCGCGGTTTTGGCTGGTACGTCGGCTGGGCCGAGAATGGCGCGGACAAGGTGGTATTCGCGCATCTGCGTCAGGATGCCCGGCGCCACGATGTCTCTCCGGGTTTGCGCGCCCGCGCCACGATGCAAACCATCCTCGCACCGCTTTTGCAGGGCGCGCAGCCATGAGGCGGCTGGGCGTTCTGCTGGTCCTCGTGGCTCCCGTGGCGCCATCCGCCCCTGCGGCGGATCCCGATGACTGGAGCCTTAGCAAATGCGCCCTCTACCGGGACGCATGGGACTGGGCGGTCTCAACCCTCGACGGGCCTGCCCCCAGCGACGGATTTGTTGCCGCCACTGAGGCATTTGTCGCGTCGGACTGTACCGCGCGCGTCGCGGTCTGCCCCGTCACCGACGCCGACTTTTCACTGGCCAATATGCTGACGGTGATGACAATGTCCGAGGGTATGGCCAGCACCTTCGTCCCGTTCAGCTGTCGCGACAGCTGACAGCCCACCGCCCGATTGCAAAGGATACCGCCGATGACCGACGTCTTCCGCTCCACCCCGCTCACCGTGCGCCCCGAATGGATCGACTACAACGGCCATCTCAACATGGCGTATTACTCCGTGCTGATGGATCAATGCGCCGATCAGGCCTATCCGATCCTAGGTTTCGGGCCCGAATATCGCGAGGCCACGGGCTGCACGACCTATGTGGTCGAATTCCACATCTGCTATCTACGCGAGCTGGCCGAGGGCGACACGGTTACCTCGACCTTCCAGCTGCTCGACTACGACGGCAAACGCTTCCACGTCTTTCAGGAATTGTGGCACTCCGACGGCTGGTGCGCCGCCACGGGCGAAGCGCTTGCCCTGCACATCGACCAGAAAGGCGGGAAACCCCGCGCAGCGCCCATCCCGTCCGAGATCATCACGAACCTTGAGACGATGAAACAAGCCCACGCAAACGCCCCCTGGCCCGAACGCGCGGGCCGCAAGATAGGCATCCCGCGCTAGGCGTCAGCCGTGTGCACGCGCGGTGTACGCCCGGTGCACAGGGTGTGACACCCCCGCATCCCCGTGGTTCCCTTTCGCCCGCACCCGCGCTAGAACACCGCAAACCAGACCGGAATCCCGCCCATGCCCCGCTTTGAATACAAGGTCGTCCCCGCCCCCACCAAGGGCCGCAAGGGCAAGGGCGTGCGCGGTGCAGAGGCCCGGTTTGCCTATGCGGTGCAGGAATTGATGAACGCCATGGCCGGCTATGGCTGGGAATATCAGCGCGCCGAAACGCTTCCGTCGCTTGAGCGCGCGGGGCTGGCCTCATCGACGACAGAATGGCGTAACGTGTTGATTTTCCGGCGTCCGCGCGAAGGCGACGCCGCCGAATTCCAGCCAGAACTGCTGCCCGCACCGTCGGAGATGACGGATGCGGAGGCGTTGCAGATGCCCGCCGAAGAGGACGCCGTCGTTGGTGGAACACCCGTGCCCGACAACGGTGTGGAGGACACGCAAAGCACGTCCGGCATCGGATCGTCACTCAGTATCCTCGCCCACGCCCGCAGCCTCGCCCGCGGCAAGGACACCGACCCGCCGGTGAAGAAATCCGACGATTAACGCGATCTTAGGGTTTGAGGTCTAAAGACAGCGCGTGGATGCGCCCGATCAGCTCGGGCCCCAGCGCCGCGTGCACCGCGCGGTGCTTTGCAATGCGCGTCTTGCCCGCCAGCTCCGGCGCGGTGAGCGCCACGTCAAAATGGCTCTCCCCGCCTTCCTGAAATCCGGCGTGGCCCCGGTGGGCTTCGCTGACGTCGTTGACCTGCAACGATTCTACCGTAAAGGCCGCGCGCAGGGCGGCTTCGATCTGGGCGGTGACGGACATGGCGGCGATCTCCGGCAGGGGCGCCCGTGGGGCGCGGTGGTTTGTCGCCGGAAAGGATTGGATTTTTCTCGAAATCCCCCTTCCCTCTGACAGCGAGAGGTTTAGACTAAGCCCCCTGCGAACGAAAGGTGCCCCCATGAATAAAGATGATCCCTTCGGCTTCGACATGTCCGTGTCCTCGGCCAAAAAGAAGAACCCGCGCGGGCGCCGTGGCATGTCGGGGGCGTCCGAGACCTCCACGCGCGTATGCGACCACGACGGCTGTCAGGAGGCCGGAAAGTACCGCGCGCCCAAGGCGCCCGATGTCCTGGATGACTACTTCTGGTTTTGCCAGCAGCACGTGCGCGAGTACAACAACAAATGGAACTTCTTTGACGGCACCACCGAGGCCGAGATGAACGCCAAGCTGAGCGAGGGCAAGGTGTGGGAACGCCCGACCAAACCGCTGGGCGACCCGGAGGCCCGCGCATGGGCGCGGCTGGGCATAGAGGATCCCCATCAGGTGCTGGGCGCCAACGCCACGCGCAACCCCGGCAAGGGGCCGCAGGCAGGCCGCCGCCTGCCCCCGACCGAGCGCCGCTCGCTCGAAATTCTGGATGCCAAGGACAATATGACCAAGGCGGAAATCCGTAAGATTTACAAATCCTTGATCAAGGTTCTTCATCCAGACATGAACGGCGGTGACCGCAGCCAGGAAGAGCAGTTGCAACAGGTCGTCTGGGCCTGGGACCAGCTCAAGGCGAGCCGGAATTTCAAGGACTAGGTGGCGGCATCGTGGCGCAGATCACGGGCGTAAAGGTGCAACCCGGTCATGCACAGCGCCCACACCGCCACGGCGGCGGGGCTGGTCGCCGCGTCGATGATCGCGAAGAGCCCGTACACGCCCGTCTCGATTGTGCCGACGGTCAGGCCCAGCAGCGTCGCACCGGCGAACGCGCTCGCTATCGTCATCCAGACCGCCGTAAACCCCGCCATGAGCCAGCCGCGCCTGCGCGGTCGTCCGAACGCCCCCGCGCAGACGTAGCCCACACCACCCGCGCCAAAAATCGCGGCAAGGTGAAAGCCGATCCCTGGCAGATGGCGCGACATGGGCCCGCCCATGAACGCCATGGCAAACGATACGATGAGCCCAGTAAGGGCGGTCGCAGCGGCAAGGTGCAGGCGGGTGGAACGGGTCATGGGGGCTCTCCTCTATGAATATCTGTTTCCCGTTGTGACACTTGAATTGCGCAGAACTGCGCGGGCATTCGTGCAGAAGATGTGCAGCCCGGCAACTGGCCTTAAGGGGGAGCGGAAATTGCCCCTTTCCCTTGCACCCACCCGCGATATGTTGCATCCGCGTGAAGACACTGACGCGCCTCCCCCGAGGAGGCTCCCCAAAGAGGTAGGATGACTGGCATGGCTGACGGCGCATTGGATATCAACGCAACCCCGACCAAGGAAATCTCGGTGCGGGAGGTGTTCGGCATCGACACAGACATGACCGTCAAGGGCTTCGAGGAGGTGACCGAGCGCGTGCCGGAGTTCGATACGACCTACAAGTTCGACCCCGACACGACGCTGGCGATCCTTGCGGGCTTTTCCCACAACCGCCGCGTGATGATCCAAGGGTATCACGGCACGGGCAAATCCACCCACATCGAACAGGTCGCCGCGCGCCTGAACTGGCCCGCCGTGCGCGTCAACCTCGACAGCCACATCAGCCGGATCGACCTGATCGGCAAGGACGCGATCAAGCTGCGCGATGGCAAGCAGGTCACCGATTTTCAGGAGGGCATCCTGCCCTGGGCGCTGCGCAACCCCACTGCGATCGTCTTTGACGAATATGACGCGGGCCGCGCCGACGTGATGTTCGTGATCCAGCGCGTGCTGGAAAAGGACGGCAAGCTCACGCTGCTGGACCAGAACCAGGTGATCACGCCGCACCCGTTCTTCCGCATCTTTGCCACCGCCAACACCGTGGGTCTGGGCGACACGACGGGCCTCTATCACGGCACGCAGCAGATCAACCAGGGCCAGATGGACCGTTGGTCGCTTGTCTCGACGCTGAACTACCTCAGCATCGACGCCGAAGCGGCGATCGTGCTGGCCAAGAACCCGCATTACAACACCGCCGAGGGCCGCAAGACCGTCAAGCAGATGGTGACCGTCGCGGATCTGACGCGCACGGCCTTCATGAACGGGGATCTGTCCACGGTGATGTCGCCGCGTACCGTCATCGCCTGGGCGCAAAACGCCGAGATCTTCAAGAATGTCGGCTACGCCTTCCGGCTGTCGTTCCTGAACAAATGCGACGAGCTTGAGCGCCAGACGGTTGCCGAGTTCTACCAGCGCCTGTTCGACGAAGAACTGCCCGAAAGTGCGGCGTCGATCAGCCTCGGCTGATCCCTTCCGCCCGTGGCACAAAAAAAAACCCCGGAGCGGCTGCTCCGGGGTTTTGTTTGGTATCAGGCCAATCTTAGCCGTCGCGCTTGGCGTCGTCCTCAATCAGCGAACCATCGACATCTTCTGCCAAGTCGGTGTCCTCATAGGCGTCTTCGCCCTGATCACTGCGGGCCGTGTCTTCCAGCGATTCACCGGCGTCGTCGGTCAGGGGACCATCGCTTTCGGCGTACTCATCTGGGTCGTTTGCAATCGACTGTGCGGGCGAGCCGGTCTCTACATCCGCGAATGCGGCCACGGGGGCTGCGCTCAGCAGGGCGATTACGGCGATACGTGCGGTTTTGTTCATCAGGTCAGTCATTACTAACTCCTTCAGTTTCAATGGCTTGGCTCTGCGTTATGCTGTGTCAAGCGCTGTTGCAGATACAACCCGACCCCCCCAATCCCGTTCCAAGATTTTCGCGATTATTGGCAATCTTTTTGCCAACCCCCTCGATTTACTGCAAAAATTTCCCCCGATTTTTTGACGGTTTTGGCGCCCGCTCTGGCCTGCGGCGGCACTTCCGCTACCTTTCAGGCAGGCTTTGACCCTTTTGGCAAAACCTGCGACACAGCTTTCAGACATTTTCGCCCCGAGGTCCGCGCATGAGCACCAATTCCGACAATCCCGCCGACGCGTTCAAAAAGGCGCTCGCCGAAGCGTCCAAGGTCATGGCCAACGATCCCGATCTGACGGTCAGCTATTCGGTGGACCCCTCGGGGCTGACCGGCGACGCGATGCGCCTGCCGCAGGTGACCCGCCGGATGACGCGCGATGAGGTGATGCTGGCGCGCGGCACGGCGGATGCGCTGGCGCTCAACCGGCGCTACCACAACGGCCAGACCCACGCGCGCTATCAGCCGCAGGGCGAAATGGCGCGCGATCTGTATGAGGCGATGGAAACCGCGCGCTGCGAGGCGATGGGCGCGCGCGACATGCCCGGCACGGCCGGCAACATCGACGCCAAGATCAAACACGAGGCCCTGCGCCGGGGCTACGATCAGGTGACGCAGGCGGCGGATGTGCCGCTGGCCACGGCCGCCGGCTATCTGGTGCGCCATCTGGCGACGGGGCGCGAGATGCCCGCCGGGGCGGCCAACGTGATGGAGCTGTGGCGCGGCTATATCGAAGAGCAATGCGGCGGCACGCTCGAAGATCTGGGCGATGTGCTGGAGGATCAGTCGGCCTTTGCCAAATTCGCCCGCCAGATGATCACCGATCTGGGCTACGCCGATCAACTGGGCGACGATCCCGACGGCACTGACGAAGAGCAGGAAGATCAGGCCGAAGAAGGCGCCGAAGAGGAGCAGGATCCCGACAGCACTGGCGACGACGACCAGCAGGACGAGGACGCCGACGCCTCCCCCGAGCAATCCCAGGAGGACCAGCAGGACGCGAGCCAGGCGCAGGTCTCGATGGAGGATATGGCAGATCAGGAGCTGGGCGAGGAGGCCGAGATGCCCGAGGGCGAGGCCCCGATGGAGCCGCCGGCCCCTGCCCCGATCTCTGACGCCGATCCCAATTATACCGTCTACATGACCAAGCACGACGAGGTCGTGGGCGCCGAGGAGCTGGCCGAACCCGTGGAGCTGGAGCGCCTGCGCGCCTATCTCGACCAGCAGCTTGAGCCGCTCAAGGGCGCGGTCAGCCGTCTGGCCAACAAGCTGCAGCGTCGCTTGCAGGCGCAGCAGAACCGCAGCTGGGAGTTCGATCTGGAGGAAGGCACGCTGGACGCCGGGCGTCTCGCCCGCGTGGTGGCCAACCCCACCACGCCGCTGAGCTTCAAGGTCGAGAAAGACACCGAATTCCGCGACACCGTGGTGACGCTGCTGCTGGATAACTCCGGCTCGATGCGCGGGCGCCCGATTTCCATCGCCGCGATCTGCGCCGACGTTCTGGCCCGCACGTTGGAGCGGTGCAACGTCAAGGTCGAGATCCTGGGCTTTACCACCAAGGCGTGGAAGGGCGGTCAGGCGCGTGAGGCGTGGCTCAACGACGGGCGCCCCGCAGCCCCCGGACGGCTCAATGATCTGCGCCACATCATCTATAAATCCGCGGACGCGCCGTGGCGGCGCACGCGACCCAATCTGGGTCTGATGATGAAAGAGGGGCTGCTGAAGGAAAACATCGACGGCGAGGCGCTGGAATGGGCGCACCGGCGCATGATGGCGCGCCACGAGGCGCGCAAGATCCTGATGGTGATCTCGGACGGCGCGCCCGTGGACGACAGCACCCTGTCGGTGAACCCCGCGAACTACCTCGAAAAGCATCTGCGCGACGTGATCGCCATGGTCGAGAAAAAGCGGGCGGTAGAGCTGTTGGCGATCGGGATCGGCCACGATGTGACGCGCTACTACGACCGGGCGGTGACGATCACGGATGTGGAGCAATTGGCCGGGGCGATGACCGAGCAGCTTGCGTCGCTGTTCGACAGCGATCCACGCGCGCGGGCGCGGGTCATGGGGATGAAGCGGGCGAGCTGACTTTGCTGGCCGCAGCGCGGGCTGTGCGGTGGTCCTTTAGGTATTTTTGAAAGGGTGCAGGGGCGTGTCGGGGAAAACCTGCACCGCAGCACCGGAGGAGAGCGGGATGTTTCAATCCTTCGAGGTGACGGCGCGGCCCGAACAGGGACCGCCGCGGCTGGCAGCGTTGCGCGAGGTTCTGGCGGCGCGGGGGCTTGACGGATTTATTGTCCCGCGCGCGGATGCGCATCAGGGGGAGTATGTCGCGGCGCGCGACGCGCGGCTGGCCTGGTTGACCGGGTTTACCGGATCGGCGGGCTTCTGTGTGGTGCTGCACGATATGGCCGGCGTGTTCAT
Protein-coding regions in this window:
- the cobS gene encoding cobaltochelatase subunit CobS; this encodes MADGALDINATPTKEISVREVFGIDTDMTVKGFEEVTERVPEFDTTYKFDPDTTLAILAGFSHNRRVMIQGYHGTGKSTHIEQVAARLNWPAVRVNLDSHISRIDLIGKDAIKLRDGKQVTDFQEGILPWALRNPTAIVFDEYDAGRADVMFVIQRVLEKDGKLTLLDQNQVITPHPFFRIFATANTVGLGDTTGLYHGTQQINQGQMDRWSLVSTLNYLSIDAEAAIVLAKNPHYNTAEGRKTVKQMVTVADLTRTAFMNGDLSTVMSPRTVIAWAQNAEIFKNVGYAFRLSFLNKCDELERQTVAEFYQRLFDEELPESAASISLG
- a CDS encoding thioesterase family protein, with product MTDVFRSTPLTVRPEWIDYNGHLNMAYYSVLMDQCADQAYPILGFGPEYREATGCTTYVVEFHICYLRELAEGDTVTSTFQLLDYDGKRFHVFQELWHSDGWCAATGEALALHIDQKGGKPRAAPIPSEIITNLETMKQAHANAPWPERAGRKIGIPR
- a CDS encoding class D beta-lactamase, which translates into the protein MRFCLAVIALTAQFLSAAPSRAGEICTLVVDAKTRAPILERGDCTRRATPASTFKIPLALIGYELGVLQSAHAPRLPFIEGTPDWGRQWRQPTDPAHWMAYSVLWYSQAITPRLGAVNITDHLHAFGYGNADMSGDIAQSNGLERAWLSSSLQISPREQAGFLARLVTGDLPVRADTLRKTRAIVTHHATVQGWRIQGKTGAAFPRQDSGSFDYARGFGWYVGWAENGADKVVFAHLRQDARRHDVSPGLRARATMQTILAPLLQGAQP
- a CDS encoding J domain-containing protein; this translates as MNKDDPFGFDMSVSSAKKKNPRGRRGMSGASETSTRVCDHDGCQEAGKYRAPKAPDVLDDYFWFCQQHVREYNNKWNFFDGTTEAEMNAKLSEGKVWERPTKPLGDPEARAWARLGIEDPHQVLGANATRNPGKGPQAGRRLPPTERRSLEILDAKDNMTKAEIRKIYKSLIKVLHPDMNGGDRSQEEQLQQVVWAWDQLKASRNFKD
- a CDS encoding DUF4177 domain-containing protein, with the protein product MPRFEYKVVPAPTKGRKGKGVRGAEARFAYAVQELMNAMAGYGWEYQRAETLPSLERAGLASSTTEWRNVLIFRRPREGDAAEFQPELLPAPSEMTDAEALQMPAEEDAVVGGTPVPDNGVEDTQSTSGIGSSLSILAHARSLARGKDTDPPVKKSDD
- the cobT gene encoding cobaltochelatase subunit CobT; the encoded protein is MSTNSDNPADAFKKALAEASKVMANDPDLTVSYSVDPSGLTGDAMRLPQVTRRMTRDEVMLARGTADALALNRRYHNGQTHARYQPQGEMARDLYEAMETARCEAMGARDMPGTAGNIDAKIKHEALRRGYDQVTQAADVPLATAAGYLVRHLATGREMPAGAANVMELWRGYIEEQCGGTLEDLGDVLEDQSAFAKFARQMITDLGYADQLGDDPDGTDEEQEDQAEEGAEEEQDPDSTGDDDQQDEDADASPEQSQEDQQDASQAQVSMEDMADQELGEEAEMPEGEAPMEPPAPAPISDADPNYTVYMTKHDEVVGAEELAEPVELERLRAYLDQQLEPLKGAVSRLANKLQRRLQAQQNRSWEFDLEEGTLDAGRLARVVANPTTPLSFKVEKDTEFRDTVVTLLLDNSGSMRGRPISIAAICADVLARTLERCNVKVEILGFTTKAWKGGQAREAWLNDGRPAAPGRLNDLRHIIYKSADAPWRRTRPNLGLMMKEGLLKENIDGEALEWAHRRMMARHEARKILMVISDGAPVDDSTLSVNPANYLEKHLRDVIAMVEKKRAVELLAIGIGHDVTRYYDRAVTITDVEQLAGAMTEQLASLFDSDPRARARVMGMKRAS
- a CDS encoding BolA family protein; the encoded protein is MSVTAQIEAALRAAFTVESLQVNDVSEAHRGHAGFQEGGESHFDVALTAPELAGKTRIAKHRAVHAALGPELIGRIHALSLDLKP